From the Ancylothrix sp. D3o genome, one window contains:
- a CDS encoding amino acid ABC transporter ATP-binding protein, translating into MINNNELDNELMIVAEDVHKWYGHFHVLRGVCLTVKRGEVVVIMGPSGSGKSTFIRTFNALEEYQKGRIIVDGIELSNDLRNIDAIRQEVGMVFQQFNLFPHLTVLENVTLAPIWVRRWTKVKAEEVAMQLLERVGILEQAKKYPGQLSGGQQQRVAIARALAMQPKIMLFDEPTSALDPEMVREVLDVMRNLADSGMTMVVVTHEVGFAREVADRVVLMDGGVPVEEGPPTEFFQNPKEERTRKFLSQIL; encoded by the coding sequence ATGATCAACAATAATGAACTAGACAACGAATTAATGATCGTAGCTGAGGACGTTCATAAATGGTATGGACATTTCCACGTTTTACGAGGAGTTTGTCTGACTGTAAAACGGGGAGAAGTGGTCGTAATTATGGGGCCATCGGGTTCAGGAAAATCTACTTTTATCCGCACATTTAATGCCTTGGAAGAATATCAAAAAGGCAGAATTATTGTAGATGGAATAGAATTATCCAACGACTTACGGAATATTGATGCTATCCGACAAGAAGTTGGGATGGTGTTTCAGCAATTTAATTTATTTCCTCACTTAACGGTTTTGGAAAATGTGACATTGGCACCGATTTGGGTGCGCCGGTGGACAAAAGTTAAAGCCGAAGAAGTGGCAATGCAATTGTTAGAAAGAGTAGGAATTTTGGAACAGGCCAAAAAATATCCGGGCCAACTTTCGGGAGGACAACAACAACGGGTAGCCATTGCGAGGGCGTTGGCAATGCAGCCTAAAATTATGTTGTTTGATGAGCCAACCTCGGCATTAGACCCGGAGATGGTGCGAGAAGTGTTGGACGTAATGCGAAATTTGGCTGATTCAGGGATGACAATGGTAGTGGTAACTCACGAAGTCGGGTTTGCAAGGGAAGTGGCGGATCGAGTAGTGTTGATGGATGGTGGGGTGCCGGTGGAAGAAGGCCCACCCACTGAATTTTTCCAAAATCCCAAAGAAGAACGTACTCGCAAGTTTTTGTCCCAGATTCTTTGA
- a CDS encoding amino acid ABC transporter permease, whose product MQKTAETPNLLTWAKKNLFNSWLNSLLTVFSLAIIYQTLTVFLGWLTSKAQWTVISENLRLFLIGRFPAGQEWRLFVVVILLGGLTALNLIEISHLKKWMPVAWLSAFPVSLWLIGGGLGLVPVGTELWNGLLLTLLMAAISIILSFPIGVLLALGRQSKLPVVRSLCIFYIEVIRGLPLIGILFMAQVMLPLLFPPEIRLDRIVRAIAGLTLFSSAYLAENVRGGLQSIPRGQAEAARALGLNPFYVIGLIVLPQALRAVIPAIVGQFISLFKDTTLLSIVGLQELMGMSRSVLAQPEFLGRYAEVYLFAGILYWFFCYSMALISQRLEHQLSLGKH is encoded by the coding sequence ATGCAAAAAACTGCCGAAACCCCCAATTTATTAACCTGGGCGAAAAAAAATCTCTTTAATAGCTGGCTCAATTCTCTACTAACCGTTTTTTCCTTAGCAATTATTTACCAAACTTTAACGGTTTTTTTAGGGTGGTTAACTAGCAAAGCTCAATGGACGGTTATTTCCGAAAACCTTCGTTTATTTTTAATCGGGCGATTTCCCGCCGGCCAAGAATGGCGACTTTTTGTAGTAGTTATTCTTCTGGGTGGATTAACAGCGCTAAACTTAATTGAAATTTCGCACCTCAAAAAATGGATGCCGGTGGCTTGGTTAAGCGCTTTTCCTGTTAGCCTTTGGTTGATAGGAGGGGGTTTGGGTTTAGTGCCGGTGGGAACAGAATTATGGAACGGTTTATTATTGACTTTATTAATGGCAGCTATTAGCATTATTTTGTCTTTTCCCATAGGAGTATTACTGGCTTTGGGGAGACAAAGTAAATTGCCGGTTGTCAGAAGTCTCTGTATTTTTTATATAGAAGTCATCAGGGGATTACCGTTAATTGGGATTTTATTTATGGCGCAGGTTATGCTACCTTTATTATTCCCGCCAGAAATTCGGTTAGATCGCATTGTGCGAGCCATTGCTGGGTTAACATTATTTAGTTCTGCTTATCTGGCAGAAAATGTACGAGGGGGTTTACAATCTATTCCGCGTGGTCAAGCCGAAGCTGCAAGAGCATTGGGTTTGAATCCATTTTATGTCATTGGGTTGATTGTTTTACCTCAAGCTTTAAGGGCTGTCATTCCGGCAATTGTCGGTCAATTTATTAGTTTATTTAAAGATACGACATTATTATCAATTGTAGGATTACAAGAATTAATGGGGATGAGTCGTTCAGTTTTGGCCCAGCCAGAATTTTTAGGAAGATATGCAGAAGTTTATTTATTTGCCGGTATTCTTTATTGGTTTTTTTGTTACAGCATGGCTTTAATTAGTCAACGCTTAGAACATCAACTTAGTCTCGGTAAACACTAA
- a CDS encoding amino acid ABC transporter permease, protein MNQKKTKTKTQKSAIPLWRDIRFWHIAGQALMILAVLITLAVLWDNLTYNLERLNLDFGFDFLGQQAAFDIGERPLSYERTDAYARAMFIGILNSLRVILIGIILATLIGVTIGISRLSDNWLLRRLAIFYVEAIRNTPLLLQLFFWYFAIFLSFPPPETAINLLGILSFSNKGLDIATLHLSSEFSALLFGLTTYTAAFIAEIVRAGLQAVPKGQWEAAKALGLKPDLAMRLVIFPQALRVIIPPLTSEYLNLAKNSSLAIAVAYPDVYSVYSTTLNQTGRSVEVILLLMLTYLSFNLIISLLMNWFNKTVQIKER, encoded by the coding sequence ATGAACCAAAAAAAAACCAAAACCAAAACACAAAAATCTGCCATCCCCCTATGGCGAGATATAAGATTTTGGCACATTGCCGGCCAAGCACTAATGATCCTAGCCGTCCTCATTACATTAGCCGTTCTTTGGGATAACCTCACCTACAACCTAGAACGGCTAAACTTAGACTTTGGCTTTGATTTCCTCGGACAACAAGCAGCCTTTGATATCGGAGAAAGACCTTTATCCTACGAACGCACCGATGCTTATGCTCGCGCCATGTTCATAGGAATACTCAACTCGCTTCGCGTCATTTTGATTGGAATAATTTTAGCAACCCTTATCGGCGTAACCATTGGAATTTCCCGCCTCTCCGATAATTGGTTACTGCGACGCCTCGCCATTTTTTATGTAGAAGCAATCCGAAATACTCCCCTATTACTGCAACTATTTTTCTGGTACTTTGCCATTTTTCTAAGTTTCCCTCCACCAGAAACCGCCATTAACTTATTGGGGATATTGTCGTTCAGCAACAAAGGTTTAGATATTGCCACTCTCCATTTATCCTCAGAATTTTCTGCATTACTTTTTGGACTAACAACTTACACCGCAGCTTTCATCGCCGAAATTGTACGGGCCGGCCTCCAAGCAGTTCCCAAAGGACAATGGGAAGCCGCCAAAGCCCTTGGATTAAAACCAGATTTAGCAATGCGCCTTGTGATTTTTCCCCAAGCTTTAAGAGTGATTATTCCTCCCCTCACCAGCGAATATCTAAACCTGGCTAAAAATTCCAGCCTCGCCATCGCTGTCGCCTATCCAGATGTTTACTCTGTCTACTCCACTACTCTCAATCAAACAGGCCGTTCTGTAGAGGTTATCCTATTACTTATGTTAACTTATTTAAGCTTTAATCTAATCATTTCTCTGTTGATGAATTGGTTTAACAAAACAGTTCAAATCAAAGAAAGATAA
- a CDS encoding amino acid ABC transporter substrate-binding protein has protein sequence MPKWSLWILTGLLVVTPLTACVNRRNVEQSNSQSGSSTRNTSRLDTILQRGKLICGVGADLPGFSFVNKEGRYGGFDVDVCRAVAAALFNNPDAVEFRTLTPKERFSAMQAGEVDILSRNTTWTLGRDTEVGMEFGPTVFYDGQGIMVTKESGIKTLKDLEGKSICVQTGTTTEKNLADQMAKAGVKYTPLVFEETDATFAAYAQGRCQGVTTDRSQLAGRRSILPKPEDHVILDVVMSKEPLAPCVLNGDSRWFDAMKWIVYALFNAEELDITSQNVTQLATTSTDPVVRRFLGAEGNLGPGMGLPQDFAVRIIKHIGNYGELYERNLGPKTPLNLPRGINTPWTKGGLMYSPPFL, from the coding sequence ATGCCGAAATGGAGTTTATGGATATTAACCGGCCTGCTGGTAGTCACACCTCTAACTGCCTGCGTCAACCGGCGCAACGTTGAACAATCAAACAGCCAATCGGGCAGTAGCACTAGAAATACCAGCCGACTCGATACTATATTGCAACGGGGAAAACTGATCTGTGGCGTAGGAGCAGACTTACCAGGATTTAGCTTTGTCAACAAAGAAGGCAGATATGGCGGATTCGATGTAGATGTATGTCGCGCCGTAGCCGCCGCCTTATTCAACAACCCCGACGCCGTAGAATTTAGAACCCTCACCCCCAAGGAACGATTCAGCGCCATGCAGGCCGGTGAAGTAGATATACTCAGCCGAAACACCACATGGACACTCGGAAGAGATACAGAAGTCGGCATGGAATTCGGGCCCACCGTTTTTTATGACGGACAAGGCATCATGGTTACGAAAGAAAGCGGCATAAAAACACTCAAAGACTTAGAAGGAAAATCGATTTGTGTGCAAACCGGCACCACCACCGAAAAAAACCTAGCCGATCAAATGGCAAAAGCCGGAGTTAAATACACCCCCCTAGTTTTTGAAGAAACAGACGCCACCTTCGCCGCCTACGCACAAGGTAGATGTCAGGGAGTCACAACAGACCGTTCCCAACTTGCCGGCCGGCGTAGTATCCTTCCCAAACCAGAAGATCATGTAATTTTAGATGTCGTAATGTCGAAAGAACCCTTAGCCCCCTGCGTTCTCAACGGCGACTCGCGGTGGTTTGATGCCATGAAATGGATAGTCTACGCCCTTTTCAACGCCGAAGAACTAGACATCACCTCCCAAAACGTCACCCAACTAGCAACCACCAGCACAGATCCCGTTGTGCGAAGATTTTTAGGAGCAGAAGGCAACCTCGGCCCAGGAATGGGACTCCCCCAAGACTTTGCCGTGCGGATCATTAAACACATCGGCAACTACGGCGAACTCTACGAACGAAACCTCGGCCCCAAAACCCCCTTAAATTTACCCAGAGGCATTAACACCCCTTGGACAAAAGGCGGCCTAATGTACTCCCCACCATTCCTCTAA